In Solanum pennellii chromosome 3, SPENNV200, a single window of DNA contains:
- the LOC107013464 gene encoding AP2/ERF and B3 domain-containing transcription factor At1g51120-like, whose amino-acid sequence MEDETNLISSTTNVTVGDCDSSGSNHLLPKKRNINAREGKGCISGSKFKGVVGQNNGHWGAQIYANHQRIWLGTFKTETDAAMAYDSAAIRLLGPDHSHRNLSWTNSTIQEPNFQTQFSTEDILRMIKEGSYTSRFDEYLKDKFEDHFQSLKNLQKVNEGNAEFSYKQLFQKELTPSDVGKLNRLVIPKKYATKYFPQIQDEEMIFYDTSRRLWKFRYCYWKSSQSFVFTKGWNKFVKDKGLRAKDTIVFNLCEFKNGTKENCNAFVIDVVKSIDGNLALNHHEQEETIDDHEVGTQEFTKAQPFDDDLVPVWLFGKQIGWMETKGAMEFN is encoded by the exons ATGGAAGACGAAACGAACTTAATATCAAGCACGACCAACGTAACGGTTGGTGATTGTGATTCAAGCGGAAGCAATCATCTATTACCTAAAAAGCGAAACATTAATGCACGTGAGGGAAAAGGTTGCATTTCAGGTTCAAAATTCAAAGGTGTAGTAGGGCAAAATAATGGTCATTGGGGAGCTCAAATATATGCAAATCATCAAAGAATTTGGCTTGGTACTTTTAAAACTGAAACAGATGCAGCAATGGCTTATGATAGTGCTGCTATTAGACTTCTTGGACCAGATCATTCACATAGAAATTTGTCATGGACAAATTCAACAATTCAAGAACCTAATTTTCAGACACAATTTTCAACTGAAGATATTCTAAGAATGATCAAAGAAGGTTCTTATACTTCAAGGTTTGATGAGTATTTGAAAGACAAATTTGAAGATCATTTtcaatctttgaaaaacttACAAAAAGTGAATGAg GGTAATGCTGAATTTTCCTACAAGCAGCTTTTCCAGAAAGAGCTAACTCCAAGTGATGTTGGAAAGCTTAATAGGCTTGTGATCCCAAAGAAATATGCAACAAAGTATTTCCCTCAAATTCAAGACGAGGAAATGATCTTTTATGATACATCGAGGAGATTATGGAAGTTCAGGTATTGTTATTGGAAAAGTAGTCAAAGTTTTGTTTTCACAAAGGGTTGGAACAAGTTTGTGAAAGATAAAGGTTTAAGAGCAAAAGATACCATTGTTTTCAACTTGTGTGAATTCAAGAACGGAACGAAAGAGAATTGCAATGCATTTGTGATTGATGTTGTGAAGAGTATTGATGGGAATTTAGCACTCAATCATCATGAACAAGAAGAAACTATTGATGATCATGAAGTGGGCACACAAGAGTTCACTAAGGCACAACCATTTGATGATGATTTGGTACCTGTTTGGCTTTTTGGGAAGCAAATAGGTTGGATGGAGACAAAAGGAGCAATGGAGTTTAATTAA